One window from the genome of Rhodobacteraceae bacterium S2214 encodes:
- the lpxD gene encoding UDP-3-O-(3-hydroxymyristoyl)glucosamine N-acyltransferase produces MTQTIATIAQALGAQVLGDGTVAVQGLSEPASAGPDDLALAMSPRYGEALKTSDAVAAIVWADADWQALGLKAAIVVPRPRLAMSVLTQMMDKPLIGQGIHPSAIIDPSATIAEGVSIGPFCVVGADAVIGADTTIAEHVSIGAGAMVGARGEIHAGVRIGRNVRIGDRAILHPNVVIGADGFSFVTATPSIAEIGRRTLGKTAFEASDDAIQHRIHSLGSVVLGDHVEVGANATIDAGTIRPTQVGRGTKIDNLVQVGHNVIVGEDCLLCAQTAVAGSAVIGDRSILGGKSGVADNISIGSDCLLGGAAIVLGNTPRGSFMMGYPAKPMLTFRAEQRALRDAAQNGARRNLVSKPSDDT; encoded by the coding sequence ATGACACAAACGATTGCAACGATCGCACAGGCGCTTGGTGCTCAGGTTCTGGGCGACGGGACTGTGGCTGTTCAAGGCCTGTCAGAGCCCGCGTCAGCAGGGCCGGATGATCTGGCCCTTGCGATGTCGCCGCGTTATGGCGAGGCGCTGAAAACAAGTGATGCGGTTGCTGCAATCGTCTGGGCGGATGCCGATTGGCAAGCGCTTGGTCTGAAAGCGGCGATTGTTGTGCCCCGTCCGCGTCTCGCAATGTCAGTCCTGACCCAGATGATGGACAAGCCGTTGATCGGGCAGGGCATCCATCCGTCTGCGATCATCGATCCATCTGCCACTATCGCTGAAGGCGTTTCTATTGGACCGTTCTGTGTGGTTGGTGCAGATGCAGTCATCGGGGCTGATACAACGATTGCCGAACATGTCAGCATCGGGGCTGGTGCAATGGTTGGCGCGCGCGGTGAAATACATGCGGGCGTACGGATTGGACGAAATGTGCGGATCGGGGATCGGGCTATTTTGCACCCCAATGTTGTGATCGGTGCGGATGGATTTTCATTCGTCACCGCAACACCTTCTATTGCTGAAATCGGACGACGGACACTGGGCAAGACGGCTTTTGAAGCGTCAGATGACGCCATCCAACATCGTATTCATTCACTTGGATCGGTCGTCTTGGGGGATCATGTCGAAGTTGGTGCAAACGCGACAATTGATGCTGGCACCATTCGTCCGACGCAAGTTGGACGCGGCACGAAGATCGATAACCTTGTGCAAGTTGGGCACAATGTCATTGTCGGCGAAGATTGCCTTTTGTGCGCGCAAACGGCTGTGGCTGGGTCTGCTGTGATCGGAGATCGGTCAATCTTAGGGGGAAAGTCTGGTGTCGCTGATAACATTTCTATTGGATCCGATTGCCTGCTTGGTGGCGCCGCGATTGTGCTGGGCAATACACCTCGTGGCAGCTTTATGATGGGCTATCCGGCCAAGCCGATGCTGACGTTCCGCGCTGAACAACGGGCGCTGCGTGATGCGGCCCAAAACGGGGCCCGTCGTAATCTTGTTTCCAAACCAAGTGATGATACATAA
- the aroB gene encoding 3-dehydroquinate synthase, which yields MTTTPRTVSVDLPGREYDIQIGPGVLAQAGPRIAEMTRRPHVTIITDETVAGLHLATLQTILEASGLTSAALALPAGEATKCWAQLERSVEWLLSEKVERGDIVVAFGGGVIGDLAGFAAAVLRRGVRFVQIPTTLLAQVDSSVGGKTGINSPAGKNLIGAFHQPSLVLADTDLLSTLEKRDFLAGYGEVVKYGLLGDALFFDWLESNAPGMAGGDMAARVQAVTRSCEMKADIVKRDETEQGDRALLNLGHTFCHALEAATGYSDRLLHGEGVAIGCALAFELSSRLGLCSQEDPSRVRAHLKAMGMKTDLADIPGDLPGAEALLDLMAQDKKVLDGKLRFILARGIGDAFITSDVPSDAVLKVLKDQL from the coding sequence ATGACGACGACACCGCGTACCGTTTCCGTTGATTTGCCCGGCCGCGAATATGACATTCAGATTGGGCCGGGTGTATTGGCGCAAGCTGGGCCACGTATTGCCGAGATGACGCGCCGCCCGCATGTCACGATTATCACGGATGAAACCGTGGCGGGGCTGCACCTTGCGACCCTGCAAACAATTCTTGAGGCATCCGGTTTAACCTCTGCAGCGCTTGCCTTACCGGCAGGTGAAGCGACAAAATGCTGGGCTCAGCTGGAACGTTCGGTCGAATGGCTGTTGTCTGAAAAAGTTGAACGTGGCGATATCGTCGTGGCCTTTGGCGGCGGGGTGATCGGTGATTTGGCTGGGTTCGCAGCCGCAGTATTGCGGCGCGGGGTCCGCTTTGTGCAGATCCCGACGACGTTGCTGGCGCAGGTCGATAGTTCGGTTGGCGGCAAGACAGGCATCAACTCTCCGGCAGGCAAGAACCTGATCGGCGCATTTCATCAGCCAAGTTTGGTGCTTGCGGATACTGATCTTTTGTCAACGCTGGAAAAACGCGATTTCCTTGCGGGGTATGGCGAAGTTGTCAAATACGGCCTGTTAGGCGATGCGCTGTTCTTTGATTGGCTGGAAAGCAATGCGCCAGGCATGGCGGGCGGCGATATGGCGGCACGTGTACAGGCGGTGACGCGGTCGTGTGAAATGAAAGCCGATATCGTCAAGCGCGACGAGACTGAGCAGGGGGATCGTGCCCTGTTGAACCTTGGACACACGTTCTGTCATGCTCTTGAAGCCGCGACTGGGTATTCTGATCGGTTGCTTCACGGCGAAGGTGTCGCCATCGGCTGCGCTTTGGCGTTTGAACTGTCATCTCGTCTGGGCCTGTGTAGTCAGGAAGACCCAAGCCGCGTGCGCGCGCATCTCAAAGCGATGGGTATGAAGACCGATCTTGCGGACATACCGGGCGATTTGCCAGGGGCCGAGGCGCTTTTAGATTTGATGGCACAGGACAAGAAGGTGCTTGATGGCAAATTGC
- a CDS encoding DUF853 domain-containing protein, translated as MSDRIFIGGGGQDYAEAQSLLLDKSNRHGLIAGATGTGKTVTLQILAEGFAANGVPVFLSDVKGDLSGLAASGSAEFKLHDAFMKRAATIGLDLQYDKFPVTFWDLFGKQGHPIRATVAEMGPLLLSRLMELTDVQEGVMNVAFRVADEEGLPLLDLKDLQALLVWVGQNASDLSLRYGNVSTSSVGAIQRQLLVLENQGGSALFGEPALDLHDLMRTDTDGRGMINILAADQLMASPRLYATFLLWLLSELFEVMPEVGNPDKPKLVFFFDEAHLLFDDAPKALVDKVEQVARLIRSKGVGIYFITQNPADVPDDVLSQLGNRVQHALRAFTAKDRKELKLAAQTYRDNPAFDTAEAIQEVGTGEAVTSMLDAKGIPMIVERTLIRPPSSQLGPLSANERKAVMNASPMAGKYNTTIDRDSAHEMLTKRAADAAAEAEKAEAEEERLEEKEREFKAARRYSGNGTKGRSTSKRSTKDNSFGGALASVVAKELKGTTGRRLVRGILGSLFKGR; from the coding sequence ATGTCTGACAGAATTTTTATTGGTGGCGGTGGTCAAGACTACGCTGAAGCGCAATCCTTGTTGCTTGATAAGTCAAACCGTCATGGTCTGATTGCGGGTGCGACTGGCACCGGCAAAACCGTGACGCTTCAGATTTTGGCCGAAGGGTTTGCCGCCAATGGCGTGCCGGTGTTTTTGTCGGACGTGAAGGGTGATCTGTCCGGCCTTGCCGCGTCGGGCAGCGCTGAGTTTAAATTGCATGATGCGTTCATGAAACGCGCCGCGACGATCGGCCTTGATCTGCAATACGACAAGTTTCCGGTCACGTTCTGGGATCTGTTTGGCAAACAAGGCCACCCGATCCGCGCGACAGTCGCCGAAATGGGGCCGCTGCTGTTGTCCCGATTGATGGAACTGACGGACGTCCAAGAAGGTGTGATGAACGTCGCCTTCCGCGTCGCCGATGAGGAAGGTCTGCCGCTGCTCGACCTAAAAGACCTGCAAGCGTTGCTGGTCTGGGTCGGACAAAACGCGTCTGATCTTTCATTGCGCTACGGCAACGTATCAACGTCATCTGTGGGGGCGATCCAACGACAGTTGCTTGTGTTGGAAAACCAAGGTGGGTCTGCACTGTTTGGCGAACCTGCGCTCGATTTGCACGATCTGATGCGCACCGATACGGACGGGCGCGGTATGATCAACATCCTCGCGGCAGACCAGTTGATGGCCAGCCCGCGGCTTTACGCGACATTCCTGCTTTGGCTGCTGTCCGAATTGTTCGAAGTCATGCCGGAGGTCGGCAACCCCGATAAACCCAAGCTCGTGTTTTTCTTCGACGAAGCCCATTTGCTGTTCGACGACGCGCCCAAAGCGCTGGTTGATAAGGTCGAACAAGTTGCCCGCCTGATCCGGTCCAAAGGTGTGGGCATCTATTTCATCACACAAAACCCTGCCGACGTGCCTGACGATGTGTTGTCACAGCTGGGCAACCGTGTGCAGCACGCGCTGCGGGCCTTCACTGCGAAAGATCGTAAAGAACTGAAATTGGCCGCGCAAACCTATCGCGACAATCCGGCATTCGATACGGCAGAGGCGATCCAGGAAGTCGGAACAGGCGAAGCGGTCACATCGATGCTCGACGCAAAGGGCATTCCCATGATCGTGGAACGGACGTTGATTCGCCCGCCGTCTTCGCAATTGGGGCCATTGTCCGCAAACGAACGCAAGGCAGTGATGAACGCGTCACCAATGGCGGGCAAGTACAACACAACCATCGACCGCGACTCTGCGCATGAAATGCTGACCAAACGCGCGGCAGATGCAGCAGCCGAAGCGGAAAAGGCGGAAGCCGAAGAAGAACGTCTGGAAGAAAAAGAACGCGAATTTAAAGCGGCACGGCGTTATTCGGGGAATGGAACCAAGGGGCGTTCAACCTCAAAACGGTCCACCAAAGACAACAGCTTTGGCGGGGCGTTGGCATCGGTCGTGGCAAAAGAACTCAAAGGCACCACTGGCCGCCGTTTGGTGCGTGGTATCTTGGGCAGCCTGTTCAAAGGGCGCTAA
- a CDS encoding HlyC/CorC family transporter translates to MDPSTFDAAFWITAAAILVLLAMSGFFSGSETALTAASRGKLRSAADRGSKGAETALDLTDDSERLIGSVLLGNNVVNILATSLATAVLTKVFGQNGVAAATLIMTLLVLIFAEVLPKTYAITNPELVASRVARPIAFVVLIFSPIVAMVRVLVRAILRLFGVQTDPDSHILAVREEIAGALQLGHSEGFVEKEDRDRILGALDLNERAVEEIMLHRSNIEMVDAALPAQEILAQILQSKNTRHPIYRDDPENIVGVIHAKDLSRALYNLLTSDENTEKALQSFDIMSVAMDPYFVPETTTLDDQMRQFLLRKAHFALVVDEYGGLQGLITLEDILEEIVGEIADEFDEDEDHQIEKCADGTYLVDGSMTIRDLNRAHDWNMPDEEANTVAGLVIHEAQMIPIEGQVFSFHGFRFEVVSKEENRIAELKIRPL, encoded by the coding sequence ATGGACCCCTCGACATTTGACGCCGCGTTTTGGATTACTGCGGCCGCTATTTTAGTTTTGCTTGCCATGTCAGGCTTTTTCTCTGGGTCAGAAACTGCTCTTACCGCCGCATCACGGGGCAAATTACGCTCTGCTGCGGATCGTGGATCGAAGGGTGCTGAAACCGCATTGGACCTGACAGACGACAGCGAACGGCTGATCGGGTCGGTTCTGCTGGGCAACAACGTCGTGAACATTCTGGCGACATCGCTTGCAACCGCCGTGCTGACCAAGGTCTTTGGCCAAAACGGCGTAGCGGCAGCGACCCTGATCATGACCTTACTGGTGCTGATCTTCGCCGAGGTACTGCCCAAAACCTACGCGATCACGAACCCCGAACTGGTCGCATCCCGTGTGGCGCGCCCGATTGCATTTGTGGTGCTGATCTTTTCACCCATCGTTGCGATGGTGCGTGTGCTTGTCCGCGCAATCTTGCGCCTGTTCGGTGTGCAAACAGACCCAGACAGCCACATCCTTGCGGTTCGCGAAGAAATCGCAGGTGCCTTGCAACTTGGCCATTCAGAAGGGTTCGTCGAAAAAGAAGACCGCGACCGAATTTTGGGCGCGCTTGATCTGAACGAACGCGCGGTTGAGGAAATCATGCTCCACCGTTCCAATATTGAGATGGTTGATGCGGCCCTTCCCGCCCAAGAAATCCTGGCGCAAATCCTACAGTCCAAAAACACGCGCCACCCGATCTACCGTGACGATCCCGAGAATATCGTCGGCGTGATCCACGCCAAAGACCTGTCGCGGGCGCTATATAATTTGCTGACCAGTGACGAAAACACGGAAAAAGCATTGCAATCCTTCGACATCATGTCGGTCGCAATGGACCCGTATTTTGTGCCTGAAACCACAACGCTGGACGATCAGATGCGCCAGTTCTTGCTGCGTAAAGCACACTTTGCGCTCGTTGTGGACGAATACGGCGGCCTGCAGGGCTTGATCACGCTGGAAGACATCTTGGAAGAAATCGTCGGTGAGATTGCCGATGAATTCGACGAAGACGAAGACCACCAGATCGAGAAATGTGCCGACGGCACCTATCTTGTCGACGGCAGTATGACAATCCGCGACTTGAACCGCGCCCACGACTGGAACATGCCCGACGAAGAGGCCAACACAGTGGCCGGTCTGGTCATCCACGAAGCGCAGATGATCCCGATTGAAGGTCAGGTATTCAGTTTCCACGGCTTCCGGTTTGAAGTCGTGAGCAAAGAAGAAAACCGGATCGCCGAGCTGAAGATCCGGCCACTTTAA
- a CDS encoding acyl carrier protein produces the protein MNTQDKVIAIIAEQALMDPSDIKLTDTPELLGIDSMGLVETIFGIEEAFDIAVPFNANEPSESDFDISDVAAIIKAVDRLVTEQA, from the coding sequence GTGAATACCCAAGACAAAGTCATCGCTATTATCGCCGAACAAGCTTTGATGGACCCGTCTGATATCAAACTGACTGATACGCCGGAATTGCTTGGGATCGATAGTATGGGGCTGGTTGAAACCATCTTCGGTATCGAAGAAGCTTTTGATATCGCCGTTCCATTTAACGCGAACGAACCATCGGAAAGCGATTTTGACATCTCGGATGTCGCGGCCATCATCAAGGCGGTTGACCGTCTTGTGACAGAGCAGGCCTAG
- a CDS encoding beta-ketoacyl-[acyl-carrier-protein] synthase family protein, which translates to MRRVVITGAGTINPLGHDVASTMDAMREGRCGIGPLDIRDVDRLQIKIGAQVRGYDEADHFDRQKLTLYDRFTQFALLAADQAIAQSGMNFDGELSDKSGVILGTSGGGLNTQDDNYRAVYEDGKNRIHPFIVPRLMNNAAVSHVAMTHNLRGPSFTVATACASSNHAMGQAFNMVRSGMAPVMVTGGSEAMLCFGGIKAWEGLRVMSKDGCRPFSANRNGMVQGEGAAVFVFEDMEHAQARGADILCEVVGFAMSSDASDIVVPSPDGAARAIAGAVRDAQVDVDAVGYINAHGTGTTVNDKTECAAIRDVFGTHADNLMISSTKSMHGHLIGGTGAVELLSCIMAVKDGVIAPTIGFETPDPACDLDVVPNEARGAKVDVALSNAFAFGGLNAVIAVKAA; encoded by the coding sequence ATGCGCCGTGTGGTGATCACGGGTGCTGGCACGATTAACCCATTGGGTCATGATGTGGCGTCTACAATGGACGCAATGCGCGAAGGACGCTGCGGTATTGGTCCACTGGATATCCGTGACGTTGATCGGTTGCAGATCAAGATTGGCGCACAGGTGCGTGGCTATGACGAAGCGGACCATTTTGATCGCCAGAAACTGACGCTTTACGATCGTTTTACCCAATTTGCGCTTTTGGCTGCAGATCAGGCGATTGCGCAGTCAGGCATGAACTTTGATGGCGAACTGTCTGATAAGTCAGGTGTTATTCTCGGCACGTCCGGCGGTGGATTGAATACCCAAGACGACAATTATCGCGCCGTTTATGAGGACGGTAAAAACCGTATCCATCCGTTTATCGTGCCACGTCTAATGAACAACGCGGCTGTGTCCCATGTGGCCATGACCCATAATCTGCGCGGTCCCAGCTTCACTGTTGCGACCGCATGCGCGTCATCCAATCACGCAATGGGACAGGCGTTTAACATGGTCCGGTCCGGGATGGCTCCGGTCATGGTTACGGGCGGATCAGAGGCGATGCTGTGCTTTGGCGGGATCAAAGCATGGGAAGGTTTGCGGGTCATGTCAAAAGACGGCTGCCGCCCGTTTTCAGCCAATCGTAACGGCATGGTCCAAGGCGAAGGGGCGGCTGTGTTTGTGTTTGAGGATATGGAACACGCTCAGGCCCGCGGTGCTGACATTCTGTGTGAAGTCGTGGGTTTCGCCATGTCTTCCGACGCATCTGATATCGTGGTGCCGTCACCGGATGGGGCCGCGCGTGCGATTGCCGGTGCGGTACGGGATGCGCAGGTCGATGTCGATGCTGTTGGCTACATCAATGCCCACGGGACCGGCACGACCGTGAACGACAAAACGGAATGTGCCGCGATCAGGGATGTGTTTGGTACGCATGCGGACAACCTGATGATATCATCCACGAAATCGATGCATGGTCATCTGATCGGCGGTACGGGTGCGGTTGAACTTTTGTCCTGCATCATGGCCGTGAAGGACGGTGTCATCGCACCGACGATTGGATTTGAGACGCCTGATCCGGCGTGTGATTTGGATGTCGTGCCGAATGAAGCGCGGGGAGCAAAAGTTGATGTCGCTTTGTCCAATGCATTTGCATTTGGCGGCCTGAACGCTGTTATCGCTGTCAAAGCCGCATAA
- a CDS encoding shikimate kinase has translation MSQATEDAYCLKKTVVLVGMMGSGKTAIGKALAAQLNVPFLDSDAAIEEAAAISIAEIFERDGEAFFRKREAEVIDRLLAGDPCILSTGGGAFLTDTVRAAIADKGAAVWLDVSLGILWERVRNKDTRPLLRTDNPRQTLSDIFDVRVPVYAQAGIHIKITDNASIEQTTEMVVNTLSQYPDLLEKLS, from the coding sequence ATGTCTCAAGCCACTGAAGATGCATATTGCCTGAAAAAGACTGTTGTTCTGGTTGGAATGATGGGATCGGGAAAAACGGCCATTGGCAAGGCGTTAGCGGCCCAGCTTAATGTGCCCTTTCTGGATAGTGACGCTGCTATCGAAGAAGCCGCCGCAATTTCAATCGCCGAGATTTTTGAGCGCGACGGTGAAGCCTTTTTTCGGAAACGCGAGGCCGAAGTGATTGATCGGTTGTTGGCAGGCGATCCGTGTATTCTGTCTACAGGCGGCGGCGCATTCCTGACTGACACAGTGCGTGCCGCGATCGCAGATAAAGGGGCCGCCGTCTGGCTTGATGTCTCTTTGGGTATTCTGTGGGAACGGGTACGCAATAAGGATACGCGTCCGCTTTTGCGCACTGACAACCCACGCCAAACACTGTCCGATATTTTTGATGTCCGCGTGCCTGTATATGCGCAGGCTGGTATACATATCAAAATTACGGACAACGCATCCATCGAACAAACGACCGAAATGGTTGTGAATACCTTGTCTCAATACCCAGACCTGCTGGAGAAATTGTCATGA
- a CDS encoding invasion associated locus B family protein, giving the protein MLKTATPFLVALMLATPAFAQETATDDATTEEAAPAVEADPADGLSLGTLLDDAAEPTVDDLAVGQPYVRGESGDWVYRCLKSEPGNADPCQLYQLLNDASGNSVAEISIFPLEGSGRAAAGATIVAPLETLLTQQLTLSVDGGAARRYPFTFCNTAGCVARVGFTAEEVAQFKRGNAATIVMVPAAAPDEAVELNVSLSGFTAGYDGLSE; this is encoded by the coding sequence ATGTTGAAGACCGCTACACCGTTTTTGGTCGCCTTGATGTTGGCGACACCTGCATTCGCACAAGAAACTGCGACCGACGACGCCACCACCGAAGAAGCCGCACCAGCGGTTGAAGCTGATCCTGCTGACGGCCTGTCATTGGGTACGTTGCTTGATGACGCCGCAGAACCAACTGTTGATGATCTTGCAGTTGGCCAACCTTACGTGCGTGGGGAATCCGGTGACTGGGTGTACCGTTGCCTGAAATCTGAACCCGGCAATGCCGATCCTTGCCAGCTGTATCAGTTGTTGAACGACGCGTCTGGCAATTCTGTCGCTGAAATCAGCATCTTCCCGCTGGAAGGGTCCGGTCGTGCAGCAGCTGGTGCAACAATCGTCGCACCACTTGAAACGCTTCTGACACAGCAGCTGACCCTGTCAGTTGATGGCGGTGCGGCACGTCGTTACCCGTTCACATTCTGTAACACCGCAGGCTGCGTGGCCCGCGTGGGTTTCACAGCAGAAGAAGTCGCACAATTCAAACGCGGCAACGCGGCGACCATCGTGATGGTCCCAGCAGCAGCACCTGACGAAGCAGTTGAGCTGAACGTTTCGTTAAGCGGCTTTACAGCAGGCTACGACGGCTTGTCCGAGTAA
- a CDS encoding site-specific tyrosine recombinase XerD, which translates to MTPADRPMMHWVQAFLEAQAAELDAATNTQLAYANDLKDFAGWLTPLGKHFATATQDDVEGYLIECDTQGLSASTRARRLSAIKQLYRFAFEESWRADNPAIQIKGPGKKKSLPKTLSIEEVDALISAAAAHKKEGKRNACLMQLLYATGMRVTELVTLPVTSARGDPAMLLVRGKGGKERMVPLSPPAKAAMAEWLVAWDEADDAARALGKPSSKFLFPSRSKAGHLTRHRFFGMIKEFAVTAGVSPDKVTPHTLRHAFATHLLAGGADLRAIQTMLGHADVATTEIYTHVVDERLTALVMEHHPLSKAKTTKDDDAS; encoded by the coding sequence ATGACCCCCGCTGATCGCCCGATGATGCACTGGGTGCAGGCATTTCTAGAAGCGCAGGCCGCCGAACTTGATGCCGCGACAAACACGCAACTGGCCTACGCAAATGACCTCAAGGATTTTGCAGGGTGGCTGACACCGCTTGGCAAACACTTTGCAACCGCGACCCAAGACGACGTTGAAGGTTATTTGATCGAATGTGACACCCAAGGGCTATCCGCATCGACGCGCGCACGCCGCCTGTCTGCAATCAAGCAATTGTACCGGTTTGCCTTCGAGGAAAGCTGGCGCGCGGACAATCCCGCCATCCAGATCAAGGGCCCCGGCAAGAAGAAATCACTGCCAAAGACGTTATCGATTGAAGAAGTTGATGCGCTGATCTCTGCCGCTGCGGCCCATAAGAAAGAAGGCAAGCGCAATGCCTGCCTAATGCAACTGCTCTATGCCACGGGCATGCGGGTGACTGAACTGGTAACGCTGCCGGTGACGTCAGCGCGTGGCGATCCTGCGATGCTGCTGGTTCGCGGCAAAGGCGGCAAAGAACGTATGGTCCCTCTGTCACCCCCAGCCAAAGCTGCGATGGCAGAATGGCTAGTCGCATGGGATGAAGCCGACGACGCGGCACGCGCGCTTGGTAAACCGTCATCGAAATTTCTGTTCCCATCTCGGTCCAAGGCCGGTCATCTGACGCGGCATCGCTTCTTTGGCATGATCAAGGAATTTGCAGTCACAGCGGGGGTTTCGCCCGACAAAGTTACACCTCACACGCTGCGCCATGCCTTTGCCACGCATCTGTTGGCAGGTGGCGCTGATCTGCGGGCGATCCAGACGATGCTCGGCCATGCGGATGTGGCCACCACGGAAATCTACACGCATGTAGTTGACGAACGGCTGACCGCTCTGGTGATGGAACACCACCCGCTGTCAAAGGCCAAAACAACGAAGGATGACGATGCGTCTTGA